From one Flavobacteriales bacterium genomic stretch:
- a CDS encoding DEAD/DEAH box helicase has product MPSFDSLGLREELLRSLHQLGWEQPTPVQEKAIPHLLGSENDVVVLAQTGTGKTGAFGLPLLMDIDPGERCVQALVLAPTRELCVQITGDLERFAQFLPGVKPVAVYGGASIRDQMRAISRGANIVVATPGRLLDLLGRQAVDLGGVQTVVLDEADEMLNMGFQEDLTEILQTTPADKRTWLFSATMGSEVRHIAKRYMRETQELQIGERNTTASAIRHQYCVVHARDRFAALKRFIDAEPDLFAIVFCRTKHETQELATALIKDGFSADAIHGDLSQAQRDHVMGRYRARTLQLLIATDVAARGIDVNEVTHVIHFDLPGEAESYTHRSGRTARAGKTGISLSIIGLRDVSKVRQLERSLKTHFTYVRVPGGGDIGTAQVVAYMHKLKNVEVDTDALASILPTAHASYPHSAKRSSSSAS; this is encoded by the coding sequence ATGCCGTCATTCGATTCGCTCGGGCTCCGCGAGGAGCTCCTCCGCTCCCTTCATCAACTCGGCTGGGAACAGCCCACACCCGTTCAGGAGAAGGCCATCCCGCACCTGCTCGGCAGCGAGAACGATGTGGTGGTGCTGGCCCAGACCGGAACCGGCAAGACCGGCGCCTTCGGCCTGCCCCTGCTCATGGACATCGATCCGGGCGAGCGCTGCGTTCAGGCCCTCGTTCTGGCCCCCACGCGCGAGCTCTGCGTGCAGATCACCGGCGACCTGGAGCGTTTCGCGCAATTCCTTCCGGGGGTGAAACCCGTGGCCGTGTACGGCGGGGCCAGCATCCGCGATCAGATGCGCGCGATCAGCCGCGGGGCCAACATCGTAGTGGCCACGCCGGGCCGCCTGCTCGACCTCCTCGGGCGGCAAGCCGTTGACCTGGGCGGGGTGCAGACCGTGGTGCTCGACGAGGCCGATGAGATGCTCAACATGGGCTTCCAAGAGGACCTCACCGAGATCCTGCAGACCACGCCCGCCGACAAGCGCACCTGGCTCTTCAGCGCCACCATGGGCAGCGAGGTGCGGCACATCGCCAAGCGCTACATGCGCGAAACGCAGGAACTGCAGATCGGCGAGCGCAACACCACCGCATCGGCCATCCGCCACCAGTACTGCGTGGTGCATGCACGCGACCGTTTCGCCGCGCTCAAGCGCTTCATCGACGCCGAGCCCGATCTCTTCGCCATCGTGTTCTGCCGCACCAAGCACGAGACGCAGGAACTCGCCACGGCCCTGATCAAGGACGGCTTCAGCGCCGATGCCATCCACGGCGACCTGAGCCAGGCGCAACGCGACCATGTGATGGGCCGCTACCGCGCGCGCACCTTGCAGCTGCTCATCGCCACGGACGTGGCGGCCCGCGGCATCGACGTGAACGAGGTGACGCACGTGATCCACTTCGACCTGCCCGGCGAAGCCGAGAGCTACACCCACCGCAGCGGCCGCACCGCACGGGCGGGCAAGACCGGCATCTCGCTCAGCATCATCGGCCTGCGCGACGTGAGCAAGGTGCGCCAGCTCGAACGCTCGCTCAAGACCCACTTCACCTATGTGCGCGTGCCCGGCGGCGGCGATATCGGCACCGCCCAAGTGGTGGCCTACATGCACAAGCTCAAGAACGTGGAGGTGGATACCGATGCCCTCGCCTCCATCCTGCCCACGGCCCATGCGAGCTATCCGCATTCAGCAAAGAGGAGCTCATCGAGCGCTTCATGA
- the lpxA gene encoding acyl-ACP--UDP-N-acetylglucosamine O-acyltransferase, whose protein sequence is MSISPLASVHPGARIGKDVTIEPFATVYADVAIGDGTWIGPNAVLMDGARIGKNCRIFPGAVIGAIPQDLKFAGEVTTAEVGDGTTIRECVTINRGTADRLKTAVGSNCLLMAYVHLAHDCIVGDHVVIANSVNLAGHVTIDDWAILEGNVAVQQFIHIGAHSFIAGASLVRKNVPPFVKAAREPLSYVGVNVVGLRRRGFTDEQITRIEDIYREIFVRNSNVERAVVNVMQGMPRSHERGVILDFINNSPKGIMRGLAE, encoded by the coding sequence ATGAGCATCTCGCCACTCGCCTCCGTGCATCCCGGCGCCAGGATCGGGAAGGATGTCACCATTGAGCCATTCGCCACGGTCTATGCCGATGTGGCGATCGGCGATGGCACCTGGATCGGCCCCAACGCCGTGCTCATGGACGGCGCGCGCATCGGGAAGAACTGCAGGATCTTCCCCGGCGCCGTGATCGGCGCCATCCCGCAGGACCTGAAATTCGCCGGAGAGGTCACCACGGCCGAAGTGGGCGATGGCACCACCATCCGCGAATGCGTCACCATCAACCGGGGCACGGCCGACCGGCTGAAGACCGCCGTGGGCAGCAATTGCCTGCTGATGGCCTACGTGCACCTGGCGCACGACTGCATCGTGGGCGACCATGTGGTGATCGCCAACAGCGTGAACCTCGCGGGCCATGTGACGATCGACGATTGGGCCATCCTCGAGGGCAATGTGGCCGTGCAGCAATTCATCCACATCGGCGCGCACAGCTTCATCGCCGGCGCCTCGCTGGTGCGCAAGAACGTGCCGCCCTTCGTGAAGGCCGCGCGCGAGCCGCTCAGCTACGTGGGCGTGAACGTGGTGGGTCTTCGCCGCCGCGGCTTCACCGATGAGCAGATCACCCGCATCGAGGACATCTACCGCGAGATCTTCGTGCGCAACAGCAACGTGGAGCGCGCCGTGGTGAACGTGATGCAGGGCATGCCGCGCAGCCACGAGCGCGGTGTGATCCTCGACTTCATCAACAACAGCCCCAAGGGCATCATGCGCGGGCTGGCGGAATAG
- a CDS encoding tail fiber domain-containing protein, translating to MKDMKTLSIRLQSAALISLLGATAAKGQFNTGGGGQQYLTNPSDGVNIGFGIAAPSANLTVNGWDLTSQTTNQFDTYGTFTAAGSIENETRWRLHRVSDANGTPREIGRLYALAGTVGALNNGFHIRQMEQNAALWLRNFSNNGIRLIDDVTTTVNGYTNLNVRAGYVGIGQIVNPAGGTNLMSTIGAPWSRVHLVHPSTPDAPQGWRPHMRNGTVMSGNGDLAYFGQMFDMGANGTGAEVVGNSNALIGWGSADLPVGSHAWDNCSFRFGTDPAGGITGSASSVRGLELMRLRPFRSAANAPLEGFVGLGDWAAGADIPQERLDILDGRVRIRTLPDAANQADGIYKVMVVDDAASGNERGVVKWVDPSSFTGADCDWTIENDGTSGGAVSHNVYTAVNASDDCPDDDDAVGIGVDLAVNAAPAKLALSTAVFNAAMDVQQSSTGSSSVGAQLNVAGATSATTGVNIAVSQGTDTGADNRGVYINAIGSGLTNNNWNYGLRADLSQSSYRTRGVSAFTSGARYTGYAGWFVADDDAQWTSGVAAFGRVGTIRRGVEGHAQGDGELQVGVHGFSSLAPATWTLPNAKYVGVAGQIQKQDVEGERFFAVYGHTEEVDADTWAGYFDGHVHITGDASCTAMAWTSDEALKTDVEDLTQGLEIISELRPTTYHFDTDTYAEMNLPAGNQFGFIAQEVEEVLPELVGQTTFIGRIDSLGNVIAPDQTVKTLNYVGLIPILVAGMQEQQAQIAAQNATIAAMQQQLAACCASPTDSDQRSGSAVDDEKLTPAQERTLPAEGTVLRIAPNPFTDGTTLFCTLERAGRMQLLANSADGRSLLVLSEGQREAGEFQYDWTTENLAPGVYYITLLLDGEPVVKRAVKVGR from the coding sequence ATGAAAGACATGAAAACATTGAGCATTCGACTACAAAGCGCAGCACTCATTTCACTCTTGGGCGCGACCGCTGCAAAAGGCCAGTTCAACACTGGAGGAGGCGGACAGCAATACTTGACGAACCCGAGTGATGGCGTGAATATCGGTTTTGGCATAGCCGCGCCATCGGCCAACCTCACGGTGAACGGCTGGGACCTCACCAGCCAGACCACCAACCAGTTCGACACCTACGGTACATTCACAGCTGCTGGGAGCATCGAGAACGAGACCCGCTGGCGTCTTCACCGCGTCTCTGATGCCAACGGCACACCGCGCGAGATCGGGAGGCTCTACGCCTTGGCAGGAACGGTTGGCGCGCTGAACAATGGCTTCCACATCCGGCAGATGGAGCAGAATGCAGCCCTTTGGCTGCGGAACTTCAGCAACAACGGCATTCGGCTCATCGATGATGTGACCACCACGGTGAATGGCTACACGAACCTGAACGTACGAGCCGGTTATGTCGGGATTGGCCAGATCGTGAACCCGGCAGGCGGCACGAACCTGATGTCCACGATCGGCGCGCCATGGTCCAGGGTGCACTTGGTTCATCCATCGACCCCTGACGCACCGCAGGGCTGGCGCCCGCACATGCGGAACGGCACCGTGATGTCGGGCAACGGCGATCTGGCCTACTTCGGGCAGATGTTCGACATGGGCGCGAACGGGACAGGTGCCGAGGTGGTGGGTAATTCCAATGCCTTGATCGGTTGGGGCAGCGCGGACCTGCCGGTGGGCAGCCATGCCTGGGACAACTGCAGCTTCCGTTTCGGGACCGATCCTGCTGGTGGCATCACAGGCTCAGCGAGCAGCGTGCGCGGATTGGAATTGATGCGATTGCGCCCGTTCCGCTCTGCTGCCAACGCACCACTGGAGGGCTTCGTCGGCTTGGGCGACTGGGCGGCTGGCGCGGACATCCCTCAAGAAAGGCTCGATATCCTCGATGGCCGCGTGCGCATCCGGACGCTTCCCGATGCGGCGAATCAAGCCGATGGCATCTACAAGGTGATGGTGGTTGATGACGCTGCGTCAGGCAATGAGCGCGGCGTGGTGAAGTGGGTGGACCCATCAAGTTTCACCGGTGCCGACTGCGACTGGACGATCGAGAACGACGGGACATCAGGCGGCGCTGTATCACACAACGTGTACACCGCCGTGAATGCGAGCGATGACTGCCCGGACGATGACGACGCGGTAGGCATTGGCGTTGACCTGGCGGTGAATGCCGCTCCAGCCAAGCTCGCGTTGAGCACAGCGGTCTTCAATGCCGCGATGGATGTGCAGCAATCCTCTACTGGCAGTTCATCGGTCGGGGCGCAATTGAATGTTGCAGGTGCAACCTCGGCAACAACTGGCGTGAACATCGCGGTCAGTCAAGGTACGGATACCGGCGCTGACAATCGTGGAGTGTACATCAATGCGATCGGGAGCGGTCTCACGAACAACAATTGGAACTATGGCCTCCGAGCGGACCTTAGCCAGAGCAGCTACCGCACCCGTGGCGTATCGGCATTCACAAGTGGCGCACGCTATACGGGTTATGCCGGATGGTTCGTGGCGGATGATGACGCCCAATGGACCAGCGGGGTGGCGGCGTTCGGTCGTGTCGGCACCATTCGCAGGGGAGTTGAAGGCCATGCTCAAGGCGATGGCGAATTGCAGGTGGGTGTGCATGGATTCAGTTCGCTCGCGCCAGCGACTTGGACCCTGCCGAATGCGAAGTATGTCGGCGTCGCCGGCCAGATCCAGAAGCAGGATGTTGAAGGCGAGCGCTTCTTCGCGGTGTATGGTCATACAGAGGAAGTTGATGCGGATACCTGGGCCGGCTATTTCGACGGCCACGTTCACATCACAGGCGATGCTTCATGCACAGCCATGGCATGGACATCAGACGAGGCCTTGAAGACCGATGTCGAGGATTTAACGCAAGGTCTGGAGATCATCAGCGAATTGCGTCCGACGACCTATCATTTCGACACCGATACCTATGCAGAGATGAACTTACCCGCTGGCAATCAGTTCGGGTTCATTGCGCAGGAGGTGGAGGAAGTGCTGCCAGAACTTGTTGGGCAAACCACCTTCATCGGTCGCATCGATTCGCTCGGGAACGTGATTGCCCCTGACCAGACCGTGAAGACCTTGAACTATGTGGGGCTGATTCCGATCCTGGTAGCTGGCATGCAAGAACAGCAAGCCCAGATCGCCGCGCAGAACGCTACGATAGCTGCCATGCAGCAACAACTCGCCGCCTGCTGCGCCTCACCCACCGATAGCGACCAACGCTCCGGCTCCGCTGTGGATGACGAGAAACTCACCCCCGCCCAAGAGCGCACCCTGCCTGCCGAAGGCACGGTGCTCCGCATCGCGCCAAACCCCTTCACGGATGGCACCACATTGTTCTGCACCTTGGAGCGCGCGGGCCGCATGCAGTTGCTGGCCAACAGCGCCGATGGCCGCAGCCTGCTGGTGCTGAGCGAGGGACAGCGCGAGGCGGGTGAATTCCAGTATGACTGGACCACCGAGAACCTGGCGCCCGGCGTGTATTACATCACCCTCTTGCTCGATGGCGAGCCGGTGGTGAAGCGCGCGGTGAAGGTGGGGCGGTAG